The following is a genomic window from Verrucomicrobiota bacterium.
CTCGAAGTAGCGGCTCATCCAGTAAATCGATTCGGCAACGCGGCTAAGCATGAATAGGGGAGGGATAAAAATTCTTCGGCCGCGCCATCATCTATCGTCGATCACCCAGGTGTCTTTGCTTCCGCCCCCTTGGCTGGAGTTGACGACGAGCGAACCTTTTTTAAGCGCCACCCTCGTCAGGCCGCCGGGCAGCACGAAAATCTCTCTGCCGTAAAGGATGTAAGGGCGCAAGTCCACATGCCGTCCTTCGAAGTGGCGTTCCACCATGATCGGCACGCAGGAGAGCGAAAGGGTCGGCTGGGCGATGTAGTTGCGCGGGTTCGCACGGATGCGTTTGGCAAATTCGATACGTTGCGCTTCGGTGGCGTGCGGCCCGACGAGCATCCCATAACCACCGGATTCATTGGCCGCTTTTACCACAAGCTTGTCGAGGTTCTCCAGGACATACGCGGCATCCGTTTCATCCCAGCAAAGGTAGGTCGGAACGTTGGGAATGATTGCTTCCTCGTCGAGGTAAAATTTGATGATCTTCGGCACGTAGGCATAAACCACCTTGTCATCGGCGACGCCGGTCCCCGGCGCATTGGCCAGCGCAACGCGGCCCGCTTTGTAAACTTCCATGATGCCGGGAATGCCGAGCATGGAGTCGGGCCGGAATACCTCGGGATCGAGGAAGTCGTCGTCGAGCCGCCGGTAAATCACGTCCACCCGTTCGAAGCCGTCCGTAGTGCGCATGAGCACGTGACCATCCGAAACGACCAGGTCGCGGCCCTCGACGAGTTGCACACCCATTTGCTGGGCGAGAAAGGAATGTTCGAAATAAGCCGAATTGTAGCTGCCGGGCGTCAGCACCACCACCCGCGGTGAAGCCACCCCGTCCGGCGCAAGCCACTGGAGCATGTCCAGCAGCCGGGCCGGATAATCGTTGACCGGCCGCACCCGCGAGACTTCAAAAACCTCCGGGAAGGTCTGCTTCATGATCCGGCGATTCTCAAGCACGTATGAAGCGCCGGAAGGGCAGCGCAGGTTGTCTTCGAGCACGTAGATGGTGCCGTCGCCGTCCCGCACGAGGTCCGTGCCGGTGATGTGACACCAGATGCCCCGCGGCGGGTTCAGCCCGACGCACTGTTCGCGGAAAGCCGTGGCCGAACGGATGACGTGCTCAGGCACGACCCCCGCCTTCACGATTTTCTGGTCATGGTAAACGTCATCCAGAAACAGGTTCAGGGCATGGATGCGTTGCCGCAAACCCGTCTCGATTCGTTCCCATTCCGTGCACCGGACGATACGCGGCACGATGTCGAAAGGAAAGATCTTCTCCCGGCCCGCCTTGTCGCCGTAAACATTAAATGTGATCCCGGAATAGAGCAGGGCCCGCTCGGCCGCCTCCTGGCGCCGGCGCAGGTCCCCTTCATCCATCGAATCGATCATTCGCACAAGTGGCTCTGCCTCCGGACGAACCCGGCCGCCGGCTTCAAAGATCTCATCGAAGAAGCAGTTGCACACGTAGCTTTCAAAATTCATACTCTCTCACAACATCAATAGACATCGCGCTGGTAGCGCTTGTCGGCTTTCAGCTTTTTCACGTACTCAGCCGCACCTTCTTTCCCCAGGCCGCCATTCTTTTCAATCACCGTGTGCAGGGCCAGGT
Proteins encoded in this region:
- a CDS encoding circularly permuted type 2 ATP-grasp protein; this translates as MNFESYVCNCFFDEIFEAGGRVRPEAEPLVRMIDSMDEGDLRRRQEAAERALLYSGITFNVYGDKAGREKIFPFDIVPRIVRCTEWERIETGLRQRIHALNLFLDDVYHDQKIVKAGVVPEHVIRSATAFREQCVGLNPPRGIWCHITGTDLVRDGDGTIYVLEDNLRCPSGASYVLENRRIMKQTFPEVFEVSRVRPVNDYPARLLDMLQWLAPDGVASPRVVVLTPGSYNSAYFEHSFLAQQMGVQLVEGRDLVVSDGHVLMRTTDGFERVDVIYRRLDDDFLDPEVFRPDSMLGIPGIMEVYKAGRVALANAPGTGVADDKVVYAYVPKIIKFYLDEEAIIPNVPTYLCWDETDAAYVLENLDKLVVKAANESGGYGMLVGPHATEAQRIEFAKRIRANPRNYIAQPTLSLSCVPIMVERHFEGRHVDLRPYILYGREIFVLPGGLTRVALKKGSLVVNSSQGGGSKDTWVIDDR